TCCCGGTCAGCAATATTACCGCATCAATAAAGATCTGATCGACGATTTTTTCTATGCCGTTCACGCCTATGATACGGTACGGCATCAGCAAACGGGCAGTTTTTTAGCGGCGAAAGACGGCAGCTGTGTTTGGCGCACCGGCAAGATATCTGCTGAAAGCAAACTGCTATGGGGAACGGCGGAAACGTTGATGCGAAAAGTCGATTTTTCCGTTTCTCCGAAAAAAATACCTCTCGGCTCCATCGGTACCGTCCATGTTTCTGTACCGGGAGCTCTTCCTTATGACGTTTCGCTGACAAGTTTGAACACGACTGTTGCCGAAGTTACGGAACAAAATCTGATTCGGCCGAAGTCTGCGGGGAAAACGACGATTGTTGCCGCCATTACCGTAGGCGGCCTGCAAAAGAACGTTGCCAAGGATATTCGCGTTGTCAATGACGTTGATGACAGCAATGGCGGCGCTTATTTCCCCAGTATCGGCATCGGTATCGGCCACCATCATCACGGCGGTATCAGCATCGGTATCGGCGGTTGGTAATACGGATGTAAAAGGAGACGTGATTTGCAGTGGAGTTTTCACTGGGCAAACAATTTTTGGTTATCGTTTTGCTGACAGTCGGCAACGGCATTTTTTCCATGCTGGAAATGTCCATCGTCAGTTGTCATCAAAGCCGTCTGGAAGCTTTGTCGGAAGAGGGGAACAAATCGGCCGACATCGTTTTGAAGCTGCGGGAAAATCCGAATAAAATGTTTTCTACCGTTCAGTTCGGCATGACCTTGGTGAGTTTGCTTACCGGTGTTTACGGCGGTACGGAGATGGCCGGCCCTATGTCCGAATACGTAGCCATGGTACCTGCTTTTGAACCGTATGCCTACACGATCAGCTTGACGACGATCATCGTTATCATCACGTATCTGACCTTGATTCTCGGCGAGCTCGTACCGAAGCGGATCGCCATTGACAGTCCCGAGCGGATCGCCTGTTTTTTGGCGCGTATTATGCTGTATTTTTCTTATGTCTGCACGCCTCTGGTTTGGTTTCTTTCCGCTTCGACGGCTGCCGTGACAAAGCTCATCGGCGCTTCCGATCCGGAGATTTTGCCGGTAACGGAAGATGAGATCCGTCTCCTGCTGAAACAGGGAGCCGAACTTGGTGCTTTTGAAAAGGAAGAACCGAAGCTTGTGGAACGCGTTTTCCGGCTGACCGACATGAATGTCGGCGATATTATGACCAACCGCGCCCAAGTAGATTGGATCGACTTGGAAGATACGGAAGAAACGATTATGAAAGAACTCGGTTATTATCACCATTTGAACCTTCCCGTCGGCAAAGGGTCGCTCGATCATTTTCTCGGCATGGTGTCTCTTAATGATGTTTTCCATCAATACTACGTCTGTATCGCGAGAGGAAGGAAAACGCCGCTGACGACTATTTTAGAACGGAATATTCGCCGGCCCGTTTATGTTCCCGAGTCGATGGATATCATGAAGATCGTTCACATCTTTCAGGATAAAGGCGTACACGAAGCGGCAGTTCTTGACGAATACGGGAATTTCAGCGGTATCCTTACGGTTCATGATATTTTGGAAGAGCTTGTCGGTATCATGCCTGTCGGTGAAGAAGAAAAGGCGGAAGAAGCGAACCGCATCATTCGCCGTAAAGAGAATGAATGGCTTATGGACGGACTGCTGACGATTGAAGAATTTAAGGACCACTTTGAACTGGAAGAAGAAATGCCCGGTGAAGAGGAAGCGCTTTATAAGACCTTGGCAGGATTTGTTACTTACGGCATCGGTCGTATTCCGAAAGAGACGGATATATACGAATGGGAAAATTTCCGCTTTGAAGTCGTCGATATGGATAATCTCCGTGTCGACAAAGTATTGGTGACGAAGATCCCGATGAAAGAAGAATAGCGTGTATAACAACAAGAACCCCATTCCGAAAAGAATGAGGTTCTTGTTGTTTAGAAGTGATTGTAATGAACAAGGAGATGAGTTATTCATCATCCAAGTCGATGATTTTGGAAGGATTTAAAATATTGTTCGGATCGAGCGCGCGTTTGATGGCTTTAATCAGCTGTAATTCTCCCGGAGGCGTGCAGCGTTTGAAATCATGCAGCTTTTTATATCCTATGCCGTGTTCTCCCGACATTTTTCCGCCTAAGGCGTATACTTCGGCAAATAAGTCTTTATGGAAGTCCTGTAATTTGTGAAGCCAGTCTTCCGGTGAAATACCGTCTTTATTCAGCGGCAGGACATGAATGTTGCCATCGCCTATATGTGCCGAAGTTACGGCGAAAATGTTGTGCTTTTCTTCGAGAGCCGGTAATTTTCCTGTGATTTCCGGAATTTTTTCCAAAGGCACGACGAAGTCTTCGGCGGCGTACATGATATCGATATCGCGGGCCGCTTCGGCAAATTGACGGCGGCAGCCCCAGATGCGGTCATCTGCCTGAATGACGTCGACAGCGCCCATGGCGTCGCAAAGATCGCTGATTTTTTCCATCTTTTTATCCAATTCGTCGGGGTCGAAGGTTTCGACAGTGATGATGACATAACAGCAGCCTTCTTCAATGTGAGGCAGCGTGACTTTGCAGAATTTGCTGCACATGGTCAGTGCTTTGTTGTCCATATATTCGATACTCGTCGGTTCGATGCCGGCTTTCAGAATCTTATTCGGCAGAGCAAAGCCCTGGTCATCGTTCTTGAAAATAGCAACGAGGTCGAATTTATGGGGCGGCAGAGGACGCAGCTTCAACGTTGCTTCCGTTACGATGCCGAGGGTTCCTTCACTGCCGCAGATGAGCTGCTCCAAGCAATAACCTGTAGAACATTTCTGCAATCTTGCGCCGACGTCGACGATTTCTCCTGTCGGCGTGACGATCTTCATCCCGTAGATTTGATTGCGCGTAGTACCGTATTTGACGGCTTTATTACCGCCGGCGTTAGTCGCAATATTACCGCCTATTTGGCAACTGTCGGCGCTGCACGGGTCACCGGCATAAAGCAGACCGTGCTGTTTGACTTCCTGCTGAATGACGCTGGTGCGGACGCCGGTCTGTACGACGGCATACATGTTGTCGGGATCGATTGTAATGATTTTGTCCATGCGATCCAGTTCCATGACGATGCCGTGATGAACGGGGATCGCACCGCAGGCGACGCCGGATCCGGCTGCGCGGGGCGTAATCGGAACGAGGTACTTATTGGCTAATTTGACAACTGCCGCCACTTCTTCCGTCGTCTTAGGAAAAACGACGACTTCCGGCGTCGTAAACCAATAAGGATTGCCTTCTTCGTCCGTTTTGTAAGTATCCAGTTTTTCCGGATCGGTCGTCACGCCTTTTTCCCCTACTATACGGCGTAATTCATCAAGTAATTCCTGTGATACTGCATTAAATTTTGTCATGATACGTCACTCCTTTGTGTACGATAAACGATGATGTTTTTATGATAGTTCCAGCGCCGGTTGGTCTTGATTCGGCGTTTTATTACCCCAAAGAGAAGCGATGAAAGAACAGAATACTGTTGTCCAAACGACGCCGATGGCGCCGGGAATTGCCGACATGGGATCAAAATAGGTGATGCCTAATGTGACGGCGAGTGCCGTGTTTTGTACGCCGACGTCGAAGGTCAGGGCTTTTCTTTTAGCGACGGGCATGCGCAGTAATTTTGATATGATAAAGCCGATCGACAGGCCTACGGCGGTATATAAAACGAGACTCAGCGCGGCGACGCCGGCGACGGTCTGCAATCGTTCGACGTTGAGGGAAACACAAATCATGATGATTGTCACGATGGCGGCGACAGTAACGAGAGGAACGCCTTTGGAAATGACGGGCATCTGCTTGGAAAATACCTTGTTAATCATGATCCCCAGAACGATGGGGACAATGACGATCTTGATGATACTCAAAAAAAGGCCGACAGCGTCGATGGACATGTATTTGCCGACGTAAAACAGAAGCAGCGACGGCATGATGACCGGCGCCAGCATGGTGCTCAGGCTGGTGATCGTAACGGACAGTGCTTTATCTCCTTTAGCCAGGAAAGTCATAACATTGGAAGAGGTTCCAGTCGGTGTGCAGCCGAGGAGCACCATGCCGACAGCCAGCATCGGTGACAGACCCAACAGTTTACTGATCGCCAAGCCGACCAGAGGCATGCAGACATACAGTGTAACGACACCGATAATGACGTCTTTCGGCCGCGTGAAGACGAGCTTGAAATCGTTCGGCGTCATGGAAAGGCCCATGCTCAACATGATGATGCCCAAGAGAAATGAAATCATGCCGCCGAACGGTTTGAACGGCGCCGGGTTGAGATACGCAAGCACAGCGGCAATAATAACCCAGAGCGTCACGTACTTCGTAATAAACTTGACGAATTTTTCGAATGAAGACATATCTTCTCCCTCCTTAGGATTTTGGAAAACCGTAGATGACGGTAAATTATAAACATAATTTTTCCGAATACTTCGTATGCATAAATCGTAAGATAAAATAGTGTTTGCGTCAAAAAAAGTGCAATTGTAAGAAATTGAAAAGAAACTAAGCGTTTAAGTGTATAAAATATAATGCAAAACACCGATACTATACGTATTTTTCAGTATAGTATCGGTGTTTATTAAAAAACACAGGAAATATTAGAATAAATTTTCTATTTTAAAAACTCGTTGGAATTTACTTTGTGAAATGGCGATGTGGCGGCGCATGACGGCTTCGGCAATAATCTTATCGCCTATTTTCAGGTTATTGCAGACGATCATATGCTCATTGCCGATAATATCGTAAAAATCGTGGGGCGGATCGTAGAGCAAATAACTGCGATAACGGAACAGTTTGTATTTAAGTGCTTCGTAAATTTGTTGCAGTAAAAGATTATTGGAATATTCGATTATCTTACTGTGAAAAGCATATTCCAGTCTCATAATATCGCTGTAATAAGCGTGCGATACGCCGGATAATTTAGCTTTTTTGGCAACAGATTTTTCTTCGCTGGCAAGGGCGTAGAGGATATTCAACCGTTCTTCCGTCAAGTTGGATACGGCCTGTCCGGCTGCATAGGGTTCAATAAGATAAGAGATATCCATCGCATCGTCATATTCTTTGCGAGTAAAAGAAGCGACGTGATATCCTTTATTTTTTTCGATAAAATTGTTTTCCGCCAGTTTTTCCAACGCCGATTTAACAGGTGAACGACTGACGGCCAATTCCTGGGCGATAGTACTTTCCGTCAGCCGTGAACCGGGGCAGATGTGAAAGCTGAGTATTTCCTGGAGCAAGATATCGTATACGATATCGTTCAGCGATTTAAAGGGGTTTTGATTTCTCATGGTTTCGATTTCTTGTGGATTCATTAAGAGAACCTCCTTTCCGAGATGGTTGCTTGACAGCTATTGCCGGTCGGGAAAAACATATAATGATATAAGACAGCGGAGATTGGGGCTGCGAAAACAAGTTATGATATTCACAAGGAAAATAAAACGTGGTATTCTGTAAACGGTACGGAAAACAATTGTTGTCGCAGGAAACATGTTTACATACATAAAATGAACAAAGGAGCGTTTATTATGGCAGGAATATCGGAAGCGTTGAAACGGGATCTGATCGCAGATTTGCCTGTTTTCAAAGAAAATACAAGAAAATTTTATGCAAAGGAAATCGCCGTTAATCAGTACAAAGGCCTGTCCGGTCCATTCGGCAGTTACGCTGAACGCGGCGCCGCTACGGGCATGTCGCGGTGGCGTTTTCCGGCCGGCATTATCAATCATGGGCAACTGTCTTTTCTGGCTGCAGCTATTCGGCGGTATCATTTAACGGATATTCATTTTACGACAGGTGAATCGATACAGTTCCATCACTTGGACGGAGATACGATTGTCCGTCTTTTTCAGGAATGTTATGACCACGGTATTTATAACCGCGGCGGCGGCGGAGACCATCCGCGAAATGTTGTCGCGCCTCCGTTGCGCGGCATTGATCCGACGGAAACCTGGGATATTTCTCCTTACGTAACGGCGGCTTCCGAATACAGTTTGACCTTAGTCAAAGGGATAAGGCTTCCCAGAAAATTAAAAAATGCTTTTTCCAGCGGCGCAGATAACCGGGCTCATGTGACCTATAAAGATATGGGATTTAAAGGACTGGACGACGGTACGTTCGATATTTTTGCCGCCGGCGGCTTGGGACCGAATCCCAAAATGGGCGTTCAAGTTGGCAGTCACGTAGATCCGGGAGAAATTTTGTACTACATCAAGGCGATGGCCATGCTGTTTTCTACGTACGGAGATTACAACAAAAGAAGTCATGC
The DNA window shown above is from Megasphaera vaginalis (ex Bordigoni et al. 2020) and carries:
- a CDS encoding hemolysin family protein, with product MEFSLGKQFLVIVLLTVGNGIFSMLEMSIVSCHQSRLEALSEEGNKSADIVLKLRENPNKMFSTVQFGMTLVSLLTGVYGGTEMAGPMSEYVAMVPAFEPYAYTISLTTIIVIITYLTLILGELVPKRIAIDSPERIACFLARIMLYFSYVCTPLVWFLSASTAAVTKLIGASDPEILPVTEDEIRLLLKQGAELGAFEKEEPKLVERVFRLTDMNVGDIMTNRAQVDWIDLEDTEETIMKELGYYHHLNLPVGKGSLDHFLGMVSLNDVFHQYYVCIARGRKTPLTTILERNIRRPVYVPESMDIMKIVHIFQDKGVHEAAVLDEYGNFSGILTVHDILEELVGIMPVGEEEKAEEANRIIRRKENEWLMDGLLTIEEFKDHFELEEEMPGEEEALYKTLAGFVTYGIGRIPKETDIYEWENFRFEVVDMDNLRVDKVLVTKIPMKEE
- a CDS encoding FAD-binding oxidoreductase translates to MTKFNAVSQELLDELRRIVGEKGVTTDPEKLDTYKTDEEGNPYWFTTPEVVVFPKTTEEVAAVVKLANKYLVPITPRAAGSGVACGAIPVHHGIVMELDRMDKIITIDPDNMYAVVQTGVRTSVIQQEVKQHGLLYAGDPCSADSCQIGGNIATNAGGNKAVKYGTTRNQIYGMKIVTPTGEIVDVGARLQKCSTGYCLEQLICGSEGTLGIVTEATLKLRPLPPHKFDLVAIFKNDDQGFALPNKILKAGIEPTSIEYMDNKALTMCSKFCKVTLPHIEEGCCYVIITVETFDPDELDKKMEKISDLCDAMGAVDVIQADDRIWGCRRQFAEAARDIDIMYAAEDFVVPLEKIPEITGKLPALEEKHNIFAVTSAHIGDGNIHVLPLNKDGISPEDWLHKLQDFHKDLFAEVYALGGKMSGEHGIGYKKLHDFKRCTPPGELQLIKAIKRALDPNNILNPSKIIDLDDE
- a CDS encoding GntR family transcriptional regulator — translated: MNPQEIETMRNQNPFKSLNDIVYDILLQEILSFHICPGSRLTESTIAQELAVSRSPVKSALEKLAENNFIEKNKGYHVASFTRKEYDDAMDISYLIEPYAAGQAVSNLTEERLNILYALASEEKSVAKKAKLSGVSHAYYSDIMRLEYAFHSKIIEYSNNLLLQQIYEALKYKLFRYRSYLLYDPPHDFYDIIGNEHMIVCNNLKIGDKIIAEAVMRRHIAISQSKFQRVFKIENLF
- a CDS encoding bile acid:sodium symporter family protein; amino-acid sequence: MSSFEKFVKFITKYVTLWVIIAAVLAYLNPAPFKPFGGMISFLLGIIMLSMGLSMTPNDFKLVFTRPKDVIIGVVTLYVCMPLVGLAISKLLGLSPMLAVGMVLLGCTPTGTSSNVMTFLAKGDKALSVTITSLSTMLAPVIMPSLLLFYVGKYMSIDAVGLFLSIIKIVIVPIVLGIMINKVFSKQMPVISKGVPLVTVAAIVTIIMICVSLNVERLQTVAGVAALSLVLYTAVGLSIGFIISKLLRMPVAKRKALTFDVGVQNTALAVTLGITYFDPMSAIPGAIGVVWTTVFCSFIASLWGNKTPNQDQPALELS